The following proteins are encoded in a genomic region of Thalassophryne amazonica chromosome 5, fThaAma1.1, whole genome shotgun sequence:
- the LOC117509952 gene encoding LOW QUALITY PROTEIN: probable dimethyladenosine transferase (The sequence of the model RefSeq protein was modified relative to this genomic sequence to represent the inferred CDS: inserted 3 bases in 2 codons): MPKVKAEKKSRQHQEVKNQGIMFNTGIGQYILKNPLVVNGIIEKAALRPTDVVLEVGPGTGNMTVKLLEKAKKVVACELDCRLVAELQKRVQCTVCVCSSTVPMQNKLQILVGDVLKTDLPFFDICVANLPFQISSPFVFXLLLHRPFFRCAVLMFQREFAMRLVAKPGDKLYCRLSINNXLLARVDHLMKVGKNNFRPPPKVESSVVRIEPKNPPPPVNFQEWDGLVRIAFVMEK; encoded by the exons atGCCAAAGGTTAAAGCGGAGAAGAAAAGCAGGCAGCACCAAGAAGTCAAAAATCAAG GGATCATGTTCAACACTGGCATTGGTCAGTACATCCTGAAGAATCCACTGGTGGTCAATGGGATCATTGAGAAG GCAGCTTTGAGACCGACAGATGTGGTTCTGGAGGTGGGACCTGGAACGGGTAACATGACAGTGAAGCTGCTGGAGAAAGCCAAAAAG GTAGTAGCCTGCGAGCTGGACTGCCGCTTAGTGGCTGAACTTCAGAAAAGAGTACAGTGCAC tgtgtgtgtatgctcCTCAACAGTACCCATGCAGAACAAACTTCAGATATTAGTTGGGGATGTCCTAAAAACTGATCTGCCCTTTTTTGACATTTGTGTGGCAAATTTACCTTTCCAG ATTTCATCACCTTTTGTCT AGCTCTTGCTGCACCGACCTTTCTTCAG GTGTGCTGTCTTGATGTTCCAGAGGGAGTTTGCCATGCGGCTGGTTGCCAAACCTGGAGACAAGCTGTACTGTAGACTCTCTATCAACAA ACTGCTGGCTCGCGTGGACCATCTAATGAAA GTAGGAAAAAATAATTTCCGACCTCCTCCTAAAGTGGAGTCGAGTGTTGTCAGGATTGAACCAAAAAATCCTCCTCCTCCAGTGAACTTCCAG GAGTGGGACGGCCTGGTCAGAATAGCCTTTGTGATGGAAAAATAA